A genomic region of Psychrobacter sp. M13 contains the following coding sequences:
- a CDS encoding DUF302 domain-containing protein, which produces MLKLIPAIACVLALSSCASLQSNSNANSHQQSTMQNNGLISMQSNHSVKQTADRFESIAKDKGLTLFTRIDHQQNAMNADLTLKPTEVIIFGNPKAGTPLMNCAPSVAIDLPQKVLISEDAGGLVALTYNDPSYLKARHNIKGCDKVISNISMLLNNLAAAATAK; this is translated from the coding sequence ATGCTAAAACTTATACCCGCTATCGCCTGCGTCCTAGCCTTATCCTCTTGCGCTAGTTTGCAATCTAACTCTAATGCCAACAGTCACCAACAAAGCACTATGCAAAACAATGGTTTGATCAGTATGCAAAGCAATCACTCAGTCAAGCAGACGGCTGATCGATTTGAGTCTATTGCTAAAGATAAAGGCTTAACCCTATTCACTAGAATTGACCATCAACAAAACGCTATGAATGCAGATTTAACCTTGAAACCTACTGAAGTTATCATCTTTGGTAATCCTAAAGCAGGAACGCCTTTGATGAATTGCGCCCCAAGCGTCGCGATTGATTTACCACAAAAAGTACTCATTAGCGAAGATGCCGGAGGTCTAGTTGCGCTCACTTATAATGATCCCAGCTACCTAAAAGCGCGTCACAATATTAAAGGCTGCGACAAAGTTATCAGCAACATATCTATGCTGCTTAATAATCTAGCAGCTGCTGCAACCGCAAAGTAA
- a CDS encoding proline racemase family protein, with product MVSTLFNFKIIDSHTGGEPTRMVYDGFPDLIGSTIQDKLQYFKQNFDHLRQSIILEPRGNDVLVGALLFPAINPKAVASVIFFNNSGYLGMCGHGTIGVIVSLAYQKKITAGVHWLETPVGLVQATLHEDSSCSVQNVPSYRYKKQVTVDVPELGLIQGDIAWGGNWFFLVSEHGQDIKACNVKQLTQITMQIKQALIAANITGENGSEIDHIELFADSEDTQVDSRNFVLCPGAAYDRSPCGTGTSAKLACLAADNKLAPEQLWQQQGVIGSVFTGSYQYVANLKNASGMTYPDNTILPTICGHAYVCAETTLIVQKDDPYKWGIQP from the coding sequence ATGGTCTCTACACTATTTAATTTCAAAATCATTGACTCACATACTGGCGGTGAGCCTACGCGTATGGTTTATGATGGTTTCCCTGATCTCATCGGCAGCACTATTCAAGACAAGCTGCAATACTTCAAACAAAACTTTGATCATTTGCGTCAAAGTATCATTCTAGAGCCACGCGGTAATGATGTGCTTGTTGGCGCCCTGCTGTTCCCTGCAATAAATCCTAAAGCGGTAGCTAGTGTTATTTTCTTCAATAACTCTGGATATTTGGGTATGTGCGGCCATGGCACTATTGGCGTTATCGTCTCCTTAGCATATCAAAAAAAAATAACTGCTGGCGTGCATTGGCTTGAGACTCCTGTGGGTTTAGTCCAAGCCACGCTCCATGAAGATAGCAGCTGTAGCGTTCAAAACGTCCCCTCTTATCGTTATAAAAAACAAGTAACAGTAGACGTTCCTGAGCTGGGACTCATCCAAGGTGATATCGCATGGGGTGGCAATTGGTTCTTTTTAGTCAGTGAGCATGGGCAAGATATTAAAGCCTGCAATGTCAAACAACTCACTCAAATAACTATGCAAATTAAGCAAGCATTGATCGCTGCCAACATCACGGGCGAAAACGGTAGCGAGATTGACCACATTGAGTTGTTCGCAGATAGCGAAGATACGCAAGTCGACAGTAGAAACTTTGTCTTGTGCCCAGGCGCTGCTTATGACCGCTCCCCTTGTGGTACTGGTACTAGCGCCAAACTTGCCTGTCTAGCTGCTGACAACAAACTTGCTCCCGAGCAGTTATGGCAGCAACAAGGTGTCATTGGGAGCGTATTTACTGGTAGCTACCAGTATGTGGCAAACCTCAAAAACGCATCTGGTATGACTTACCCTGACAATACTATTTTACCAACGATTTGTGGTCATGCTTATGTTTGTGCTGAGACGACACTTATCGTACAAAAAGACGACCCTTATAAATGGGGTATACAACCTTAA
- a CDS encoding universal stress protein, which produces MTTQLNILACVDGSAVTESVCDYAIWYANKLNLPVALLNAIDVPASTRRSLAGSIGMNSRQNLLEQLTKIDEQRSQIANDYSKALVEDTKSYINGKSDVEVNVFRRRGKLLSVIEFYKDSSRAIVMGRRGEDHKNDHINIGSQIETIARSSSVPILICSEDFKTPSSYMIAFDASDTAVKAVGLITKSPVLKSLKGHIVMIGNHDDSSRQSLVAASEQLKSAGYLVDTHHLPESNAVDGLLAFQVKNDVDIIVIGAYGRSKFQQLFLGSTTTKVIAKTTSPVILVR; this is translated from the coding sequence ATGACTACTCAATTGAATATTTTAGCATGTGTTGATGGATCAGCGGTGACGGAGTCGGTTTGCGATTATGCCATTTGGTATGCCAATAAATTAAATCTACCAGTAGCCCTGCTCAACGCTATCGATGTTCCAGCATCAACAAGGCGTAGTTTAGCAGGCTCGATAGGGATGAACAGCCGCCAAAATCTATTAGAGCAATTGACTAAGATAGACGAGCAAAGATCACAAATAGCTAATGATTATAGTAAAGCGCTAGTTGAAGACACCAAAAGTTATATTAATGGGAAGTCTGACGTTGAGGTTAATGTTTTTCGCCGCCGTGGCAAGCTGTTATCCGTAATTGAGTTCTATAAAGATAGTAGTCGCGCCATCGTCATGGGACGACGCGGAGAAGATCATAAAAATGATCATATTAATATCGGTAGTCAAATTGAAACCATCGCTCGCTCATCAAGTGTCCCTATCTTAATTTGTTCTGAAGACTTTAAGACGCCAAGCTCATATATGATAGCTTTTGATGCCAGTGATACTGCTGTCAAAGCAGTTGGCTTAATCACCAAAAGCCCGGTATTAAAAAGCTTGAAAGGTCATATTGTCATGATAGGCAATCATGATGACTCTTCAAGACAGAGCTTAGTCGCCGCCTCAGAGCAGCTAAAATCGGCAGGATATTTGGTCGATACCCATCACTTACCTGAGTCTAATGCGGTTGATGGACTGCTCGCGTTTCAAGTGAAAAACGATGTTGATATTATCGTCATCGGTGCTTATGGTCGCTCTAAATTTCAGCAGTTATTCTTAGGCAGTACGACGACCAAAGTGATCGCTAAGACGACCTCTCCTGTTATTTTGGTACGTTAG
- a CDS encoding bifunctional 2-polyprenyl-6-hydroxyphenol methylase/3-demethylubiquinol 3-O-methyltransferase UbiG: MWDERYSEAGFAFGTEPNDFLRDEFGRIPAGGRVLCLAEGEGRNAVFLAQNGYQVTGMDSSKVGLDKAQQLANDKGVTITTQVVDLADYEFGEQQWDGIVVMWVHLPTPLRQHIHAQIAAALKPAGVLILEAYTQQQLEMDAVGGPPATQKDRFGSLATLQYELAELKEVVGVETQRMVSEGTRHQGISAVVQFIAYKE, translated from the coding sequence ATGTGGGATGAGCGTTATAGCGAGGCAGGGTTTGCTTTTGGGACTGAGCCTAATGATTTTTTGAGAGATGAGTTTGGCCGTATACCAGCAGGCGGACGCGTACTGTGTCTGGCTGAAGGTGAGGGTAGGAATGCTGTATTCTTGGCTCAAAACGGCTATCAAGTTACGGGTATGGACTCCTCTAAGGTAGGCTTAGATAAAGCACAACAACTGGCTAATGATAAAGGTGTCACTATCACGACTCAAGTAGTAGATCTTGCTGATTACGAGTTTGGTGAGCAGCAGTGGGACGGTATTGTCGTTATGTGGGTACATCTGCCAACGCCGCTTCGTCAGCATATCCATGCTCAGATTGCAGCAGCGTTAAAGCCTGCTGGCGTGCTTATTTTAGAGGCTTATACCCAGCAGCAGCTCGAGATGGATGCGGTTGGTGGGCCACCAGCGACTCAAAAGGATCGATTTGGCTCATTAGCCACTTTGCAGTACGAGCTTGCAGAACTCAAAGAAGTCGTTGGGGTAGAGACACAGCGTATGGTTTCAGAAGGGACACGTCACCAAGGAATTAGCGCTGTAGTGCAGTTTATAGCGTACAAAGAATAG
- a CDS encoding AraC family transcriptional regulator, whose translation MSSHSVESSALTRLPVSLSQSMADYNPDSSEVFTGSVSLLLPLFDTLSNVVFFVKDEQARYQLANKTLLKRCKLHKHEEIIGFTSEQMFSHQQSKDYILQDKKVLQEGKVIVDNLELHSYASGKLGWCITNKLPIYDKKQQIIAMVGISVDIDEDNERILRKHARLAAVAQFVRNHLDQKIHISQLAELANLSLSQLERTFKAVLNMSPLQFVQKIRLEYAIKLLAMPEMSVTQISLNCGYSDHSAFSRQFKQFTGMSPTQFRQVHLSIIR comes from the coding sequence ATGAGTAGTCATTCTGTAGAAAGTTCAGCGCTTACCAGGCTTCCAGTGTCATTGTCACAGAGCATGGCAGATTACAATCCAGACAGTAGCGAGGTATTCACTGGTAGTGTTTCGCTTTTGCTGCCTTTGTTCGATACGCTTTCCAACGTAGTTTTTTTTGTAAAGGACGAGCAGGCACGGTATCAACTTGCGAATAAGACCTTGTTGAAACGCTGTAAATTGCATAAGCATGAGGAAATTATTGGTTTTACCTCAGAACAGATGTTCTCTCACCAACAAAGTAAAGATTATATTTTGCAAGATAAAAAGGTGTTACAAGAAGGCAAGGTGATAGTTGATAACTTAGAGCTCCATAGCTATGCATCAGGAAAACTCGGTTGGTGTATCACCAATAAACTGCCTATTTATGATAAGAAGCAACAGATTATCGCAATGGTAGGCATATCAGTTGATATTGATGAAGATAACGAGCGCATTTTACGCAAGCATGCGCGTTTGGCTGCGGTGGCCCAGTTTGTGCGTAATCACCTTGATCAGAAAATACATATCTCGCAGTTGGCGGAGTTAGCCAATCTCAGCTTATCGCAATTAGAGCGGACGTTCAAAGCAGTACTGAACATGTCACCATTACAGTTTGTCCAAAAGATCCGCTTAGAGTACGCGATTAAATTGTTAGCGATGCCTGAGATGTCAGTGACTCAAATATCATTAAACTGTGGCTATAGTGATCATAGTGCTTTCAGCCGCCAGTTCAAACAGTTTACAGGAATGTCGCCTACGCAGTTTCGTCAAGTACATCTATCGATAATACGCTGA
- the ggt gene encoding gamma-glutamyltransferase gives MHKSTLKIKQNRTTIKAAIVIISSAVLVHLPAHAAQPTQDTINTTSINTSAINLAIMTDAPTILSETQRITVAAPDSLKKIPNTTAKTDQAIYSADAIHHPVWAKNGMVATQEALASDIGLKILKEGGNAVDAGVAVGFALAVTLPRAGNIGGGGFMMIYDAKQDKTVALDYREKAPSSATRDMYLDEEGNAVSDLSRYHGLAVGVPGTVAGLLKALDDHGTMSRGKVMAPAIALAEDGIEVTAGLSESLEALSDRLQKWPSTKKVFFKADGSAYQPGERLKQPELARSLKLIAAQGADGFYKGETAQKLVKAVNEAGGLMSLQDLSDYKAIAREPVKGNYRGYEIVSMPPPSSGGIHIIQILNILEGYPLKDYGQNSAQTIHLMAEAMQLAYADRAEYLGDSDFVDVPASGLTSQAYADKLRTLIDPNKATPAATIKANNPLPYESDQTTHFSIVDKDGNAIANTYTLNFSYGTGLVAEGTGILLNNEMDDFSAKPGVPNGYGLLGGEANAVEGDKRPLSSMSPTLVFKDSKPYIVTGSPGGSRIITTVTQILSNVIDHDMNIAEATHAPRIHDQWLPDEIRIEKALNIDTVKKLESMGHTISPKAAMGSTQSIMITPNGVYGSSDPRIVDAAVVGY, from the coding sequence ATGCATAAATCAACCCTAAAAATTAAGCAAAACCGAACGACTATTAAAGCCGCTATTGTTATTATTAGTAGTGCGGTTTTAGTTCACCTACCTGCTCATGCCGCTCAACCTACTCAAGACACTATCAATACCACTTCGATAAATACTAGCGCCATAAATCTAGCGATCATGACTGACGCACCAACGATACTTTCTGAAACTCAGCGCATTACTGTTGCAGCGCCTGATAGTCTAAAGAAAATACCCAACACAACGGCTAAAACGGATCAAGCCATCTACTCTGCGGATGCGATTCATCATCCCGTTTGGGCAAAGAATGGCATGGTTGCCACGCAAGAAGCGCTCGCTTCAGATATTGGCTTAAAGATTTTGAAAGAGGGCGGTAATGCGGTCGATGCAGGCGTCGCAGTTGGCTTTGCCTTAGCTGTCACTCTGCCCCGTGCTGGTAATATCGGCGGTGGTGGTTTTATGATGATTTATGATGCCAAGCAAGACAAAACCGTGGCACTCGATTACCGTGAAAAAGCGCCCAGTAGCGCCACTCGTGATATGTATCTCGATGAGGAAGGCAACGCCGTCAGTGACTTATCTCGCTATCATGGCTTAGCCGTTGGCGTGCCCGGCACTGTCGCAGGACTGCTCAAAGCGTTAGATGATCACGGCACGATGAGCCGCGGAAAAGTCATGGCACCAGCGATTGCGTTAGCAGAAGATGGCATTGAAGTGACTGCAGGACTGTCTGAATCATTAGAAGCCTTAAGTGACCGTTTACAAAAATGGCCCAGCACTAAGAAGGTGTTTTTTAAAGCCGATGGCAGCGCCTATCAACCCGGAGAGCGCTTAAAGCAGCCAGAGCTTGCCCGCTCGCTAAAGCTGATAGCCGCGCAAGGCGCCGATGGATTCTACAAGGGAGAAACCGCTCAAAAATTGGTCAAAGCAGTCAACGAAGCAGGCGGCCTGATGAGCTTGCAGGATTTGAGCGATTATAAAGCAATCGCCCGCGAGCCAGTCAAAGGCAATTATCGTGGCTACGAGATTGTCTCGATGCCACCGCCTTCTTCTGGTGGTATTCATATCATCCAGATTTTGAATATTTTAGAAGGCTATCCGCTCAAAGACTATGGACAAAACAGCGCCCAGACCATCCACTTAATGGCTGAGGCGATGCAATTGGCTTATGCAGATCGAGCGGAGTACTTAGGTGACTCAGACTTTGTCGACGTACCTGCCAGCGGTCTCACCTCTCAAGCTTATGCAGACAAACTGCGCACCTTAATTGATCCAAATAAAGCCACGCCAGCCGCGACGATTAAAGCCAACAACCCTCTGCCTTATGAAAGTGACCAAACCACGCATTTCTCTATCGTGGATAAAGATGGCAATGCGATAGCCAATACTTATACGTTGAACTTCTCTTATGGCACTGGATTAGTCGCTGAAGGAACAGGAATTTTATTGAATAATGAAATGGATGATTTCTCTGCTAAGCCGGGCGTGCCTAATGGTTATGGGTTACTTGGCGGTGAAGCCAATGCGGTCGAAGGCGATAAGCGCCCCTTGTCTTCTATGAGCCCTACTTTAGTGTTCAAAGACAGCAAGCCTTATATCGTCACAGGTAGCCCAGGTGGTAGTCGTATCATCACCACCGTCACCCAAATCCTATCAAACGTCATCGACCATGATATGAATATCGCTGAGGCCACTCATGCACCTCGCATTCACGACCAATGGTTGCCAGATGAGATTCGCATCGAAAAAGCGTTAAATATCGACACCGTCAAAAAGCTTGAATCAATGGGCCATACGATCAGTCCAAAAGCTGCCATGGGCTCGACTCAGTCGATTATGATAACGCCAAACGGTGTCTACGGCTCATCTGACCCACGTATCGTCGATGCGGCTGTGGTTGGGTATTAG
- a CDS encoding FAD-binding oxidoreductase: MTTLDFDLHIIGGGIIGLTTAVKLQARGVKVTLLEANEIGQGASCGNAGHIATEQVFPIADASMLRHIPAMLFNPAGPLRLDWRYLPRLMPWAMQLLLNMRAEPFERIHQALSSLNQNSLQAWQDFANQWQLKDWVKGQGSLLTIENPNSVNPLIAHGKRLNDIGVTNEWLTKEALLEREPALQDNQLNALFFPDTGHITNLTAVINQLTVTFRQLGGHIVEHCRVLDATHSVDGIHLKTSQGAMIASKVMLSAGAHSKMLAKQLTGINVPLDTERGYHLMLPHESARLQIPVSSMDRRFIMTPMQEGLRLAGTVEYAGLEAPANMERAQVLLSLAQPMLNSPLNATDSKPWMGFRPSTADSLPVIDKIERVLLSFGHQHLGLTQAVVSAQMIAEYYFDEEHTIDPKPYQLARFK, from the coding sequence ATGACTACCCTAGACTTCGACTTACATATTATTGGTGGTGGCATTATTGGCCTAACTACTGCGGTAAAGTTGCAAGCACGAGGTGTGAAGGTAACATTGCTTGAAGCAAATGAGATAGGACAAGGCGCGTCCTGTGGTAATGCTGGGCACATTGCAACGGAGCAAGTATTCCCGATTGCTGATGCTAGCATGCTACGCCATATTCCAGCTATGTTATTCAATCCAGCAGGACCGCTGCGACTAGACTGGCGTTACCTCCCACGCTTGATGCCATGGGCAATGCAGCTATTACTGAATATGCGTGCAGAGCCATTTGAGCGTATTCATCAAGCCTTGTCGAGCTTAAACCAAAACAGCCTACAAGCATGGCAAGATTTTGCAAATCAGTGGCAACTTAAGGATTGGGTAAAGGGGCAAGGCTCACTATTGACCATTGAAAACCCTAACAGCGTCAATCCTTTAATCGCCCATGGCAAACGTCTTAATGATATTGGCGTAACTAATGAATGGTTGACCAAAGAAGCCTTATTAGAACGTGAGCCCGCCTTACAAGACAATCAGCTTAATGCATTATTTTTCCCTGATACCGGACATATTACCAACTTAACAGCTGTCATCAACCAGTTGACCGTCACCTTTAGACAGCTGGGTGGACATATCGTTGAGCACTGCCGAGTTCTTGATGCGACACACAGCGTGGACGGTATCCACTTGAAGACCAGTCAAGGCGCTATGATCGCCTCCAAGGTCATGCTATCAGCAGGTGCGCACTCTAAAATGCTTGCCAAGCAGCTCACGGGCATAAATGTGCCTTTAGATACCGAGCGTGGTTATCATTTAATGCTACCGCATGAAAGCGCACGTTTACAGATACCAGTGTCAAGTATGGATAGACGATTTATCATGACGCCAATGCAAGAAGGCTTGCGTTTGGCTGGCACGGTGGAATACGCAGGACTTGAGGCACCTGCCAACATGGAACGTGCTCAGGTGCTATTAAGCCTAGCGCAGCCAATGCTTAACAGCCCATTAAATGCTACTGACAGCAAGCCTTGGATGGGGTTTCGGCCATCGACTGCAGACTCCTTACCGGTTATCGACAAAATCGAGCGCGTACTTTTGAGCTTTGGTCATCAGCATTTAGGCTTAACGCAAGCTGTCGTTAGTGCGCAAATGATTGCCGAATACTATTTTGATGAAGAACATACTATCGATCCAAAACCGTATCAACTTGCTCGCTTTAAATAA